One Malania oleifera isolate guangnan ecotype guangnan chromosome 9, ASM2987363v1, whole genome shotgun sequence DNA segment encodes these proteins:
- the LOC131163382 gene encoding uncharacterized protein LOC131163382, whose protein sequence is MNTLDNLMKRKFQHWNQINNFSLHRAGRILVLWNPQKIQLQAIEYSAQVIHCSVKCLTTLNDFRVSFVYGFHTIVNRRELWRNLVQTGLDCCHPWIVMGDFNNVLNSDEKLNGVPVTAYETRGIRECFMETGLIDINSSSCFLTWSNGKTWCKLDRVLVNNEWNQTNLGVHANFQLPSLLSNHSNCLVSLFDSNGMGRRPFKFFNMRTGHCDFMETVKKGWGVKFSGCKMFRQVKKLQAMKSPLKNLNALHFSHISTRVEKANEELLDLQEKLHNSPEDLGIQMQAAIKRDRAIKLAEANRSFLSQQAKIKYQMNSEKNTSFFHSLMRRHGKRNHIVSVIKDNGDPTTYQDQVAEEFIIYYKNLLGTEVECTPVDPQIIGQGQFLSIRDNDLDEIMELTGFSRGEFPFRYLGIPLASTRLNAMHYSPLISKISSNIDAWMKNTSSYARKLELINSVIQGSISKICFKLLDSGVSSEGQIVR, encoded by the exons ATGAATACTCTTGATAATCTGATGAAGAGGAAGTTTCAGCATTGGaatcaaataaataatttcaGTCTTCATAGAGCAGGGAGAATTTTGGTGCTATGGAACCCTCAAAAGATTCAACTTCAAGCTATTGAGTACAGTGCTCAGGTAATTCACTGTAGTGTTAAATGTCTAACTACTTTAAATGATTTTCGAGTTAGTTTTGTGTATGGCTTTCACACTATAGTCAACAGAAGAGAGTTGTGGAGAAACCTTGTTCAAACTGGTTTGGATTGCTGTCATCCTTGGATAGTCATGGGAGATTTTAATAATGTGCTAAACTCAGATGAGAAGTTGAATGGTGTTCCTGTTACAGCATATGAAACTAGGGGTATCAGAGAGTGCTTTATGGAAACTGGATTAATAGATATTAATTCTTCTAGCTGTTTTCTAACTTGGTCAAATGGGAAGACTTGGTGCAAGCTTGATAGAGTGTTGGTTAACAATGAATGGAACCAGACTAATTTGGGAGTTCATGCTAACTTTCAGCTTCCAAGTTTATTGTCAAATCACTCTAACTGTTTGGTTTCTTTGTTTGATAGTAATGGCATGGGGAGAAGGCCATTTAAATTCTTCAACATGCGGACAGGTCACTGTGACTTTATGGAGACTGTTAAAAAAGGGTGGGGAGTTAAATTCAGTGGATGTAAAATGTTTCGGCAGGTGAAGAAATTGCAAGCTATGAAGTCTCCTCTAAAGAATTTGAATGCACTGCACTTTTCTCATATTTCTACAAGAGTAGAAAAAGCTAATGAAGAGCTGTTGGATCTTCAAGAAAAATTACACAACTCTCCTGAGGATTTGGGGATCCAGATGCAAGCTGCGATAAAGAGGGACAGGGCCATAAAGCTAGCTGAAGCAAATAGGAGTTTCTTAAGTCAACAGGCTAAAATTAAGTATCAAATGAACAGTGAAAAAAATACCTCCTTTTTTCATTCTTTGATGAGGAGGCATGGAAAAAGGAATCATATTGTTTCAGTTATTAAAGATAATGGGGATCCTACTACTTATCAGGATCAAGTGGCAGAGGAATTCATTATCTATTATAAGAATCTCCTTGGGACTGAGGTTGAATGCACTCCTGTGGATCCCCAAATAATTGGCCAAGGCCAATTCCTAA GTATTAGAGATAATGATCTTGATGAAATTATGGAGTTAACTGGTTTTTCTCGTGGTGAATTCCCTTTTCGTTATTTGGGCATCCCTCTAGCATCAACTAGGTTGAATGCAATGCACTACTCTCCACTAATTAGTAAGATATCCAGTAATATTGATGCTTGGATGAAGAATACTAGCTCCTATGCTAGGAAACTAGAATTAATCAATTCAGTTATTCAAG GTTCAATCTCGAAGATCTGCTTTAAGCTACTGGACTCTGGTGTGAGCAGTGAAGGTCAAATTGTTAGATGA